In Nothobranchius furzeri strain GRZ-AD chromosome 19, NfurGRZ-RIMD1, whole genome shotgun sequence, the following are encoded in one genomic region:
- the serinc2 gene encoding serine incorporator 2 — protein MGACLALGSLASCASCLCGSASCLLSSCCPSTYNSTISRLAFSFFLLLGTLVSIIMILPGMEEHLKKIPGFCLGGSSIPGIQNHVNCDVVVGYKSVYRMCFAMACFFFLFSIIMVRVRSSKDPRAAIQNGFWFFKFLALVGLTVGAFFIPDGTFNTVWYYFGVVGSFMFIIIQLILLVDFAHSWNQSWLEKAENGNTKCWFAALLSFTFIHYALALAAVVLFYLFYTLPDDCTEHKVFISLNFIFCIVVSVVSILPKVQEAQPTSGLLQASLISLYTMYLTWSAMTNNPNRQCNPSLLSLVQPTSPTPAPGPTQAPGHVQWWDAQSIVGLLIFLFCTLYASIRSSNNAQVNKLMQTEEGQGLTAEDESAVGEDGVRRAVDNEEEAVTYSYSFFHFSLFLASLYIMMTLTNWYRPDTAYEAMQTTIPAVWVKICSSWIGLALYLWTLVAPLVLTDRDFS, from the exons ATGGGTGCGTGTTTGGCCCTGGGATCCCTTGCCAGTTGT GCGTCCTGTTTGTGTGGTTCGGCCTCCTGCCTCCTGTCGTCATGCTGCCCTTCCACCTACAACTCAACCATCAGCCGGCTGGCCTTCTCTTTCTTTCTGCTGCTCGGGACACTGGTGTCCATCATCATGATCCTCCCAGGCATGGAGGAACATCTTAAAAAG ATTCCAGGTTTCTGCTTGGGTGGTTCGAGCATACCTGGCATCCAAAACCACGTGAACTGTGATGTCGTTGTGGGCTACAAGTCGGTTTACCGCATGTGCTTTGCCATGGCCTGCTTCTTCTTCCTGTTTTCCATCATCATGGTCCGAGTGCGCAGCAGCAAGGACCCCCGAGCCGCCATCCAGAATGG TTTCTGGTTCTTCAAGTTCCTGGCATTGGTGGGCCTAactgtgggagctttcttcatccCAGATGGAACCTTTAACACAG TGTGGTATTACTTTGGCGTGGTGGGCTCGTTCATGTTCATCATCATCCAGCTCATCCTGCTGGTGGACTTCGCCCATTCCTGGAACCAGTCCTGGCTGGAGAAGGCTGAGAATGGAAACACAAAGTGCTGGTTTGCAG CTCTGCTGTCCTTCACCTTCATCCACTATGCGCTGGctcttgctgctgttgtcctcTTCTATCTGTTTTACACCCTACCAGACGACTGCACGGAGCACAAGGTCTTCATAAGCCTCAACTTTATCTTCTGCATCGTTGTGTCCGTTGTGTCCATCCTGCCCAAAGTCCAG GAAGCTCAGCCCACCTCAGGCCTGCTCCAGGCCTCCCTCATCTCCCTTTACACCATGTACCTCACCTGGTCAGCCATGACCAACAACCCCA ACCGACAGTGTAACCCCAGCCTGTTGAGTCTGGTCCAGCCCACCAGTCCCACCCCTGCACCAGGACCTACTCAGGCACCTGGACATGTGCAGTGGTGGGACGCTCAGAGCATCGTGGGACTGCTGATTTTCTTGTTCTGCACACTTTATGCCAG CATCCGCTCCTCCAACAACGCCCAAGTCAACAAGCTAATGCAGACAGAGGAAGGCCAGGGTCTGACCGCCGAGGACGAGTCGGCAGTGGGGGAGGACGGAGTCCGACGAGCGGTGGACAACGAGGAGGAGGCCGTGACCTACAGCTACTCCTTCTTCCACTTTAGCCTGTTCCTGGCCTCCCTCTACATCATGATGACTCTCACTAACTGGTATAG GCCAGACACGGCCTATGAAGCCATGCAGACTACAATCCCAGCTGTGTGGGTGAAGATCTGCTCCAGCTGGATCGGCTTGGCCCTCTACCTTTGGACCCTGGTGGCCCCGCTGGTGCTGACGGATCGAGACTTCAGCTAA